Proteins found in one Triticum urartu cultivar G1812 chromosome 4, Tu2.1, whole genome shotgun sequence genomic segment:
- the LOC125554728 gene encoding LOW QUALITY PROTEIN: vacuolar cation/proton exchanger 2-like (The sequence of the model RefSeq protein was modified relative to this genomic sequence to represent the inferred CDS: substituted 2 bases at 2 genomic stop codons), which produces MGTAVASRERSCLFFGGSSSGSTWGAFPFSTAENLLTGAMNALARRSLKSXFSYLPXQEEESTEDEEDEKEIAQGEAISWLFVLTIWISILSGYLVDAIQGASESLNMPLAFISVILLPIVGNAAEHASAIMFAMKNKLDITLGVAIGSSTQISMFVIPFCVVIGWMMGEEMDLNFQLFETATLFITVLVVAFMLQEGTSNYFKGLMLILCYLIVAASFFVHVDPKSTGDNK; this is translated from the exons ATGGGCACCGCGGTGGCATCACGAGAGCGATCGTGCCTCTTCTTTGGCGGGAGCAGCTCGGGTTCCACctggggagcctttcccttctccacGGCAGAGAACCTCCTCACCGGCGCCATGAACGCTCTGGCAAGACG TTCCTTGAAATCCTAATTTTCCTACTTGCCATAACAGGAAGAAGAAAGCACTGAGGATGAGGAGGATGAAAAGGAGATAGCACAGGGGGAAGCTATCTCCTGGCTTTTTGTGTTGACTATTTGGATTTCAATTCTCTCTGGGTACCTGGTAGATGCCATACAG GGGGCCTCTGAATCATTAAACATGCCACTGGCCTTTATTAGTGTTATTCTGCTTCCTATCGTGGGGAATGCTGCTGAGCATGCAAGCGCCATTATGTTTGCCATGAAAAACAAACTT GACATTACATTGGGTGTCGCCATAGGGTCGTCAACACAGATATCTATGTTTGTG ATTCCATTCTGTGTGGTAATTGGCTGGATGATGGGGGAAGAGATGGACTTGAACTTTCAATTGTTTGAGACAGCAACTCTTTTTATAACAGTACTTGTGGTGGCATTTATGCTACAG GAAGGCACGTCGAACTATTTTAAAGGCCTTATGCTCATATTATGCTATCTCATAGTTGCCGCAAGCTTTTTTGTGCACGTTGATCCCAAATCAA